A single region of the Streptomyces sp. NBC_00236 genome encodes:
- a CDS encoding cytochrome P450 translates to MTQPPEPPPGCPAHGRVPLSGPRFQTEPTQLYREMRRDHGAVAPVVLDGDVPAWLILGYRELHQVTSDPVLFSRDSDLWSQWEHIPDDWPLLPMIGRKQPSILYTVGPRHVERARMISNALEAVDPFALKRYAEEFADELIDRFCSKGSVDIIAEYAMLLPARVLARIYGVSDEDGDALVGSINDMIDGRERALAGQQHLGATMFTLLADKHAEPGDDVATRMLADPGAFTDEEVMQDLMVMMAAGHQPTADWMGNSLRLMLTDDRFAASLSGGRHSVAEAMNEVLWEDTPTQNVAGRWASRDTHLGGRHIQAGDLLLLGIAAANADPQVRTDGSALTGGNNAFLSFGHGEHRCPFPAQETAEVIARTGIEVLLDRLPDIDLDVPAEQLTRRPSPWLRGLTDLPVAFTPTPATGSANGGQT, encoded by the coding sequence GTGACCCAGCCGCCAGAACCACCCCCGGGCTGCCCCGCGCACGGACGCGTACCGCTGTCCGGCCCGCGGTTCCAGACCGAACCCACCCAGCTGTACCGGGAGATGCGCCGCGACCACGGTGCCGTGGCCCCCGTCGTCCTGGACGGCGACGTCCCGGCCTGGCTGATCCTCGGCTACCGCGAACTGCACCAGGTCACCAGCGACCCGGTGCTGTTCAGCCGCGACTCCGACCTCTGGAGCCAGTGGGAGCACATCCCCGACGACTGGCCGCTGCTCCCGATGATCGGCCGCAAGCAGCCGTCGATCCTCTACACGGTCGGTCCGCGCCACGTCGAGCGCGCCCGGATGATCAGCAACGCCCTGGAGGCGGTCGACCCGTTCGCCCTCAAGCGGTACGCGGAGGAGTTCGCCGACGAACTCATCGACCGGTTCTGCTCCAAGGGCTCGGTCGACATCATCGCCGAGTACGCGATGCTGCTCCCCGCCCGCGTCCTCGCCAGGATCTACGGCGTCAGCGACGAGGACGGCGACGCGCTCGTCGGCTCGATCAACGACATGATCGACGGCCGGGAACGCGCCCTGGCCGGCCAACAGCACCTCGGCGCCACGATGTTCACACTGCTGGCCGACAAGCACGCCGAACCCGGCGACGACGTCGCCACCCGGATGCTGGCCGACCCCGGCGCCTTCACGGACGAGGAGGTCATGCAGGACCTCATGGTCATGATGGCCGCAGGCCACCAGCCGACCGCCGACTGGATGGGCAACTCGCTGCGGCTGATGCTCACCGACGACCGCTTCGCCGCCTCGCTCTCCGGCGGCCGGCACAGCGTCGCCGAGGCCATGAACGAAGTCCTCTGGGAGGACACCCCGACCCAGAACGTCGCCGGCCGCTGGGCCTCGCGCGACACCCATCTCGGGGGCCGTCACATCCAGGCGGGCGACCTGCTGCTCCTCGGGATCGCCGCCGCCAACGCCGACCCGCAGGTCCGCACCGACGGCTCCGCGCTGACCGGCGGCAACAACGCGTTCCTCTCCTTCGGCCACGGCGAGCACCGCTGCCCGTTCCCGGCCCAGGAGACCGCCGAGGTCATCGCCCGTACCGGCATCGAGGTCCTCCTGGACCGCCTCCCGGACATCGACCTGGACGTCCCCGCCGAGCAGCTCACCCGGCGCCCCTCCCCATGGCTGCGGGGCCTGACGGACCTGCCCGTCGCCTTCACTCCCACCCCCGCCACAGGATCCGCCAACGGAGGCCAGACATGA
- a CDS encoding GTP-binding protein: MDSATSDRAALQATADNGLKIVVVGGFGVGKTTMVRSVSEIRPLNTEETMTRAGEAVDHLDGVQSKTSTTVAFDFGRITLDARSVLYLFGAPGQERFWFLWDRLFSGTLGAVVLVDTRRLADSWYAIDRLEHHGTPFIVACNDFGGPLHTEQQIREALALSDDVPLVECDARDRSSSKYVLITLVEHLYALSRGTAGSAASVSSATRPETAPEKTPEPTP, from the coding sequence TTGGACTCCGCAACCTCTGACCGTGCCGCCCTGCAGGCCACGGCCGACAACGGACTGAAAATAGTCGTCGTCGGCGGCTTCGGGGTCGGCAAGACCACCATGGTCCGATCCGTGAGCGAGATCCGTCCGCTCAACACGGAGGAGACGATGACCCGCGCGGGCGAGGCCGTCGACCACCTCGACGGGGTGCAGTCGAAGACGTCCACCACCGTCGCCTTCGACTTCGGCCGGATCACGCTCGACGCACGCTCCGTGCTGTACCTCTTCGGCGCACCCGGCCAGGAGCGCTTCTGGTTCCTGTGGGACCGGCTGTTCTCCGGAACCCTGGGCGCCGTCGTCCTCGTCGACACCCGGCGCCTCGCCGACTCCTGGTACGCCATCGACCGCCTGGAGCACCACGGCACCCCGTTCATCGTGGCGTGCAACGACTTCGGCGGCCCGCTCCACACCGAGCAGCAGATCCGTGAGGCGCTCGCCCTCTCGGACGACGTACCGCTCGTGGAGTGCGACGCCCGGGACCGCTCCTCCAGCAAGTACGTCCTGATCACGCTGGTGGAGCACTTGTACGCCCTCTCTCGGGGCACGGCCGGATCCGCCGCCTCCGTCTCCTCCGCCACCCGTCCGGAAACCGCTCCGGAGAAGACCCCGGAGCCCACCCCGTGA
- a CDS encoding DUF742 domain-containing protein, whose amino-acid sequence MTPRPRPGRDDDPDRLYTLTGGRSRSDSAAFDLVTLVVSECEPAPGMQSEHVTILRMCERPTAVVELAAGLNLPVSIVRILLCDLLDTGRISARHPRTARVADRLPDPDILEQVLVGLRNL is encoded by the coding sequence ATGACGCCCCGCCCCCGCCCCGGCCGGGACGACGACCCGGACCGGCTGTACACCCTCACCGGTGGCCGCAGCCGGTCCGATTCGGCCGCCTTCGACCTGGTGACGCTGGTCGTCTCCGAATGCGAGCCGGCCCCCGGCATGCAGTCGGAGCACGTCACGATCCTGCGGATGTGCGAACGGCCCACCGCGGTCGTCGAACTCGCCGCCGGACTGAACCTGCCCGTCAGCATCGTGCGCATCCTGCTGTGCGATCTGCTCGACACCGGCCGGATCAGCGCCCGCCACCCCCGTACCGCACGTGTCGCGGACCGGCTCCCCGACCCCGACATCCTGGAACAGGTGCTCGTTGGACTCCGCAACCTCTGA
- a CDS encoding roadblock/LC7 domain-containing protein, translating into MTATTDEKLNWLLEGLLERTPGARHALVLSRDGLKLCRTPELSVDQADQLAAISAGIQSLSHGASVEFGDGTGGVRSAMAEFYGGVLFIVEAGAGAHLAVVASDTADVGLVGHNMSELVEQLGEHLVAPPRESVQASETATV; encoded by the coding sequence ATGACCGCGACCACCGACGAGAAGCTCAACTGGCTGCTGGAGGGGCTCCTTGAGCGCACCCCCGGCGCCCGTCACGCCCTCGTGCTGTCCAGGGACGGCCTCAAGCTGTGCCGTACCCCCGAGCTCTCCGTCGACCAGGCGGACCAGCTGGCCGCGATCTCGGCCGGAATCCAGAGCCTCTCGCACGGCGCGTCCGTCGAGTTCGGTGACGGCACCGGCGGCGTACGCTCCGCGATGGCCGAGTTCTACGGCGGGGTGCTGTTCATCGTGGAGGCGGGGGCAGGCGCCCACCTCGCGGTCGTCGCCTCCGACACCGCCGATGTCGGCCTCGTCGGCCACAACATGAGCGAGCTCGTGGAGCAGCTCGGCGAGCATCTCGTCGCCCCGCCGCGCGAGTCCGTCCAGGCCTCCGAGACCGCGACCGTATGA
- a CDS encoding ATP-binding protein, with product MRPSTRPTALALLVTVALTGSLCLWAAAAAPDSARTAVAWGASAAAVLLSAAVATAVHARLTARRLRELLAAESGRFTAETSRMVSASAAEAQRFTAETARIKAAAAAETARVAKEAAAGSERLTVDNARLKARAARSETERSAAVAACANAAGRMQALATSMLADLRDMEHRHSAEDVLGDLLHLDHRTAQAGRLADSIAVLTGARSGRRWAKPIVMESILRGAMGRISGYQRIRLHSTSDVAIAGHAAEGVMHALAELLDNAANFSPPTAEVHVYVEEVPAGIVLTVEDSGLVMSDVQLRRAERAVSATDQDLTGLSGTRLGLAVVGRLARKHGLTVSFRPSARGGTGALMMLPQEIITRTPVPAPEPAEPAVPAPREPEPVHASGADRTVAEAPDTARPQEPLRSDSGSETTGGLPRFGESGLPKRSRGRTLAAAESRARAASEASEAETADGSTPRSRTSDPKAQAARFSSFRQAVRPNSPHPEGNTR from the coding sequence TTGCGCCCCTCAACCCGGCCGACCGCACTGGCCCTGCTGGTCACCGTGGCCCTCACCGGATCCCTGTGTCTGTGGGCGGCCGCCGCCGCTCCCGACTCGGCCAGGACCGCAGTGGCCTGGGGGGCGAGCGCCGCCGCAGTGCTGCTCTCCGCCGCCGTCGCCACCGCCGTACACGCCCGCCTCACCGCGCGCCGGCTCCGCGAACTGCTCGCGGCCGAGAGCGGGCGGTTCACCGCCGAGACCTCGCGGATGGTGTCGGCCTCCGCCGCCGAGGCCCAGCGGTTCACCGCCGAGACCGCCCGGATCAAGGCCGCGGCAGCCGCCGAGACGGCCCGCGTCGCCAAGGAGGCCGCGGCCGGCTCCGAGCGGCTCACCGTCGACAACGCGCGCCTCAAGGCCCGCGCCGCCCGCAGTGAAACCGAGCGCTCCGCCGCCGTCGCCGCCTGCGCCAACGCCGCCGGACGCATGCAGGCCCTGGCCACCAGCATGCTCGCCGACCTGCGCGACATGGAGCACCGGCACTCCGCCGAGGACGTCCTGGGCGACCTGCTGCACCTGGACCACCGCACCGCCCAGGCGGGCCGGCTGGCCGACTCCATCGCCGTGCTGACCGGAGCCCGCTCCGGGCGGCGCTGGGCGAAGCCGATCGTGATGGAGTCCATCCTGCGCGGCGCGATGGGCCGGATCAGCGGATACCAGCGCATCCGTCTCCACTCGACCAGCGACGTCGCCATCGCCGGCCACGCGGCCGAGGGCGTCATGCACGCACTGGCCGAACTCCTCGACAACGCCGCGAACTTCTCGCCGCCCACGGCCGAGGTCCACGTGTACGTCGAAGAGGTCCCGGCCGGCATCGTGCTGACCGTCGAGGACAGCGGTCTGGTCATGAGCGACGTGCAGCTGCGCCGCGCGGAGCGGGCCGTCTCCGCGACCGACCAGGACCTGACCGGCCTCTCCGGCACCCGGCTCGGCCTCGCCGTCGTCGGCCGCCTCGCCCGCAAGCACGGTCTGACCGTCTCGTTCCGGCCCTCGGCGCGCGGCGGCACGGGTGCGCTGATGATGCTCCCGCAGGAGATCATCACCCGCACCCCGGTGCCCGCACCCGAACCCGCCGAACCGGCCGTCCCCGCCCCGCGCGAGCCCGAGCCGGTCCACGCCTCCGGCGCCGACCGCACCGTCGCCGAGGCCCCCGACACCGCCCGCCCCCAGGAGCCCCTGCGCTCCGACTCCGGCTCGGAGACCACCGGCGGCCTCCCCCGGTTCGGCGAGAGCGGCCTGCCCAAGCGCTCGCGCGGCCGCACCCTGGCCGCCGCCGAGTCCCGCGCGCGGGCGGCCTCCGAAGCGTCGGAGGCCGAGACGGCCGACGGCTCCACCCCCCGGTCCCGTACGTCCGACCCCAAGGCCCAGGCAGCCCGCTTCAGCAGCTTCCGCCAGGCCGTACGGCCCAACTCCCCGCACCCGGAAGGCAACACCCGATGA
- a CDS encoding FAD-binding and (Fe-S)-binding domain-containing protein yields MASGNAPTGNPPTGNPPHGGIPDALVRELRASVRGEVAFDATARALTTMDASNYRRVPLGVVAPRDADDIAATLAVCRAHGVPVVPRGGGTSIAGQATGTGVVLDLTRHLRSIVELDAGARTAVVQPGVVLDDLRAAAAPHGLTFGPDPSTHSRCTIGGMIGNNSCGSHSVAWGTTADNVHALTVARYGGDTLRLERGAEGPAGLRELVAGHLALLRTGYPELPRRISGYALDALLPENGPDPARAFCGSEGTLGVVTEATLRLVEAPAARALAVLGYADESAAAEAAPGLLPFHPLTVEGMAADLVREPAGLPRGAAWLFAETGGATPAEARAHAERIVRAASADAVDAAVVTDPAGQRALWRIREDAAGTATRMPGGGEAWPGWEDCAVPPARLGPYLRDFRALLAEHGLRGTPYGHFGDGCIHVRIDFDLLTADGVARFRRFSEDLASLVVAHGGSLSGEHGDGQARAELLPKMYGNELVALFGRFKDLWDPDGGMNPGILTRPARLDENLRFEVLPKEPVDVVFGYPHDGGDFSAAVRRCVGVAKCRTEQASGPSVMCPSFRATGEEAHSTRGRARLLHEMLAGTAGGVITDGWRSTEVRDALDLCLSCKGCRSDCPVGVDMATYKAEFLHHHYRGRLRPAAHYAMGWLPRWLRLASPLAGALNALARVRPLAVLARRAAGIAPERGIPVLARETFTRWLLRRQGKGTFLHSNDQVAFLWPDTFTEHLSPEVGRAAVRVLEAAGRTALTPGNGLCCGLTYVSTGQLTRARKVMRRTLERLGGVLGSPVIVLEPSCAATLRTDLPELLPDDPRAAELAASVRTLAEYLEECAPEWEPPRLDRPVTGQTHCHQHAVLGDAADRRLRERAGLSGELTGGCCGLAGNFGFERGHWEVSVACAEDQLLPAVRGASQDAVVLADGFSCRTQLAQVGGVRARHLAEVLAEGLERDLRA; encoded by the coding sequence ATGGCATCCGGCAACGCTCCGACCGGCAACCCCCCGACCGGCAACCCTCCGCACGGTGGCATCCCCGACGCGCTCGTCCGTGAACTGCGCGCCTCCGTACGGGGCGAGGTCGCGTTCGACGCCACCGCGCGGGCCCTGACGACGATGGACGCCTCCAACTACCGCCGGGTGCCGCTCGGAGTCGTCGCCCCGCGCGACGCCGACGACATCGCCGCCACGCTGGCCGTCTGCCGGGCGCACGGCGTGCCCGTCGTGCCGCGCGGCGGCGGGACGTCCATCGCCGGGCAGGCCACCGGCACCGGCGTCGTCCTCGACCTGACCCGCCACCTGCGGTCGATCGTCGAACTGGACGCCGGCGCACGGACCGCCGTGGTCCAGCCGGGCGTCGTCCTGGACGACCTGCGGGCCGCCGCCGCCCCGCACGGGCTCACCTTCGGCCCGGACCCCTCCACCCACAGCCGCTGCACCATCGGCGGCATGATCGGCAACAACTCCTGCGGCTCCCACTCGGTCGCCTGGGGCACCACCGCCGACAACGTCCACGCCCTGACCGTCGCCCGCTACGGCGGCGACACCCTGCGCCTGGAACGAGGCGCCGAAGGCCCCGCCGGACTCCGCGAACTGGTCGCCGGCCACCTCGCCCTCCTGCGCACCGGATACCCCGAACTCCCGCGCCGCATCTCCGGATACGCCCTCGACGCCCTGCTCCCCGAGAACGGACCCGACCCCGCCCGCGCGTTCTGCGGGAGCGAGGGCACGCTCGGCGTGGTGACGGAGGCGACGCTGCGCCTGGTCGAGGCCCCCGCCGCCCGCGCGCTCGCCGTCCTCGGCTACGCCGACGAGTCCGCGGCCGCCGAGGCCGCCCCCGGCCTCCTGCCCTTCCACCCGCTGACGGTGGAGGGCATGGCCGCCGACCTCGTACGCGAACCGGCCGGACTGCCCCGCGGCGCCGCCTGGCTCTTCGCGGAGACGGGCGGCGCCACCCCGGCCGAGGCCCGCGCGCACGCCGAGCGGATCGTGCGCGCCGCGTCCGCCGACGCGGTGGACGCCGCAGTCGTCACCGACCCCGCCGGGCAGCGGGCCCTGTGGCGGATCCGCGAGGACGCGGCCGGGACGGCGACCCGCATGCCGGGCGGAGGCGAGGCCTGGCCCGGATGGGAGGACTGCGCCGTGCCGCCCGCCCGGCTCGGCCCCTACCTCCGCGACTTCCGCGCCCTGCTCGCCGAACACGGCCTGCGCGGCACCCCGTACGGGCACTTCGGCGACGGCTGCATCCACGTCCGCATCGACTTCGACCTGCTGACCGCCGACGGCGTGGCCCGCTTCCGCCGCTTCTCCGAGGACCTGGCCTCGCTCGTCGTCGCCCACGGCGGCTCCCTGTCCGGCGAACACGGCGACGGCCAGGCACGCGCCGAACTGCTCCCCAAGATGTACGGGAACGAACTCGTCGCCCTCTTCGGCCGGTTCAAGGACCTCTGGGACCCCGACGGCGGCATGAACCCGGGCATCCTCACCCGCCCGGCCCGCCTCGACGAGAACCTCCGCTTCGAGGTGCTCCCGAAAGAGCCGGTCGACGTCGTGTTCGGCTATCCGCACGACGGCGGAGACTTCTCCGCAGCGGTCCGCAGATGCGTCGGCGTCGCCAAGTGCCGTACGGAACAGGCCTCGGGCCCGTCCGTCATGTGCCCCTCCTTCCGCGCGACCGGCGAGGAGGCCCACTCCACGCGCGGCCGGGCCCGGCTGCTGCACGAGATGCTGGCCGGCACCGCGGGTGGCGTGATCACGGACGGCTGGCGCTCGACGGAGGTGCGCGACGCGCTCGACCTGTGCCTGTCCTGCAAGGGCTGCCGCAGCGACTGCCCGGTGGGTGTCGACATGGCCACGTACAAGGCGGAGTTCCTGCACCACCACTACCGGGGGCGGCTGCGGCCCGCCGCGCACTACGCGATGGGGTGGCTGCCCCGGTGGCTGCGCCTCGCATCCCCCCTCGCGGGTGCGCTCAACGCCCTGGCCCGGGTGCGCCCGCTCGCGGTCCTGGCCAGGAGGGCGGCGGGCATCGCGCCGGAGCGCGGGATCCCGGTCCTGGCGCGGGAGACGTTCACCCGGTGGCTCCTGCGGCGTCAGGGCAAGGGGACGTTTCTCCACTCCAACGACCAGGTGGCGTTCCTGTGGCCGGACACCTTCACCGAACACCTCTCGCCCGAGGTGGGCCGGGCGGCGGTCCGCGTGCTGGAGGCGGCGGGACGGACGGCGCTGACGCCCGGGAACGGCCTGTGCTGCGGCCTCACCTACGTCTCGACCGGCCAGCTGACCCGGGCCCGCAAGGTGATGCGCCGCACGCTGGAGCGGCTGGGCGGCGTGCTCGGCAGCCCCGTGATCGTCCTGGAACCGAGCTGTGCGGCGACGCTCCGCACGGATCTGCCGGAGCTCCTGCCCGACGACCCCCGCGCCGCCGAACTGGCCGCCTCCGTGCGCACCTTGGCCGAGTACCTGGAGGAGTGCGCCCCGGAGTGGGAGCCCCCGCGTCTCGACCGGCCGGTCACCGGCCAGACGCACTGCCACCAGCACGCGGTCCTGGGCGATGCGGCGGACCGTCGGCTGCGCGAACGGGCTGGTCTGAGCGGTGAGTTGACGGGAGGCTGCTGCGGCCTGGCGGGCAACTTCGGCTTCGAGCGGGGCCACTGGGAGGTTTCGGTGGCCTGCGCGGAGGACCAGCTGCTGCCCGCGGTGCGGGGCGCGTCGCAGGACGCGGTGGTCCTGGCGGACGGGTTCTCCTGCCGGACCCAGCTGGCCCAGGTGGGAGGTGTGCGGGCGCGGCACCTCGCGGAGGTGCTGGCGGAGGGGCTGGAGCGGGACCTAAGGGCCTGA
- a CDS encoding LysR family transcriptional regulator — MSTGQGAGDAAGRSAGSSAGNTHRAIEIRHLRAFLAVAEESSITRAAAGLRLTQPAVSRTLAALERHLGVRLVDRSTHHLELTPEGVAFRDRAAAAVAAFDAATDAEGLRRWPLRLGHAWSAFGRYTTPLLRSWQERYPRTPLELRRIDDRTAGLTRGEVDAALLRGPVDAPGLVTEVLYEEERVAAVAADGPLASRATLRLADLATGTVVLNTVSGTTTPELWPPSARPAATLTVANTDDWLAAIAAGRGTGVSAASTAGIHPHPGVAYRPLVDAPALPVLLARRDAPGHPALGDLAALAREIVARDASAGTSGDSGP; from the coding sequence ATGAGCACGGGACAGGGCGCGGGCGACGCCGCGGGCAGGAGCGCGGGCAGCAGCGCCGGAAACACCCACCGCGCCATCGAGATCCGCCATCTGCGGGCCTTCCTCGCCGTCGCGGAGGAGTCCAGCATCACCCGGGCGGCAGCCGGGCTCCGCCTCACCCAGCCGGCCGTCTCGCGCACCCTGGCCGCCCTGGAGCGCCATCTCGGCGTCCGGCTCGTCGACCGTTCCACCCACCACCTGGAGCTCACCCCCGAGGGCGTCGCCTTCCGCGACCGGGCGGCCGCGGCGGTCGCCGCCTTCGACGCCGCGACCGACGCCGAGGGACTGCGCCGGTGGCCGCTGCGCCTCGGCCACGCCTGGTCCGCGTTCGGGCGCTACACCACCCCGCTGCTCCGGAGCTGGCAGGAGCGCTACCCGCGGACTCCGCTCGAACTCCGCCGGATCGACGACCGCACCGCCGGGCTGACCCGCGGCGAGGTCGACGCCGCCCTGCTGCGCGGCCCCGTGGACGCGCCGGGGCTCGTCACGGAGGTGCTGTACGAGGAGGAGCGGGTCGCGGCCGTGGCGGCGGACGGCCCCCTCGCCTCCCGCGCCACGCTCCGGCTGGCCGACCTGGCGACCGGCACCGTCGTCCTGAACACCGTCTCCGGCACCACCACCCCCGAACTGTGGCCGCCGTCCGCCCGCCCCGCCGCCACCCTGACCGTCGCCAACACCGACGACTGGCTCGCCGCCATCGCGGCCGGGCGCGGGACCGGGGTCTCCGCCGCGTCGACAGCCGGAATACACCCGCATCCCGGGGTCGCCTACCGCCCGCTCGTGGACGCCCCGGCCCTCCCGGTACTGCTCGCCCGCCGCGACGCCCCCGGCCACCCGGCGCTCGGCGACCTCGCCGCCCTGGCCCGCGAGATCGTGGCCCGGGACGCCTCCGCCGGCACCTCCGGCGACTCAGGCCCTTAG
- a CDS encoding EamA family transporter has translation MNDQGTAAEPAAAAVAVPQAVTALGGGPRTGGRRAALTPVALVVAGGLSVQFGSAVAVLLMPKAGALGVVTLRLAAAALVLLVVCRPKLRGHSRADWGTVVAFGLAMGGMNTLFYQAADRIPLGAAVTLEVLGPLALSVIASRRLVNVVWAGLALGGVLLLSGGGFDRLDPVGAAYALGAGAMWAAYIVFSARTGRRFPQADGLALAMVVAAVLSLPLGIMESGSKLLVPSTLGLGAAVALLSSVLPYTLELMALRRLPAPTFAILMSLEPAIAAAAGFLILDQALSTTDALAIALVIGASMGAVRGQIGPSRRGGRSRRVTGRPAP, from the coding sequence GTGAACGACCAGGGCACCGCCGCAGAACCGGCCGCCGCCGCAGTCGCCGTCCCCCAGGCGGTCACCGCCCTCGGCGGCGGACCCCGCACCGGAGGCCGCAGGGCGGCGCTCACGCCGGTGGCGCTGGTGGTCGCGGGCGGGCTCTCCGTCCAGTTCGGCTCGGCGGTCGCGGTGCTGCTGATGCCGAAGGCCGGCGCGCTCGGCGTCGTCACGCTGCGACTCGCCGCCGCGGCTCTCGTCCTGCTCGTCGTCTGCCGCCCGAAGCTGCGTGGCCACTCGCGGGCCGACTGGGGCACGGTGGTGGCCTTCGGCCTCGCCATGGGCGGCATGAACACGCTCTTCTACCAGGCCGCCGACCGCATCCCGCTCGGCGCCGCGGTGACGCTGGAGGTGCTGGGCCCGCTCGCCCTCTCGGTGATCGCCTCGCGCCGCCTCGTCAACGTGGTCTGGGCCGGGCTCGCGCTGGGCGGTGTGCTGCTGCTGAGCGGCGGGGGCTTCGACCGGCTCGATCCGGTGGGCGCCGCGTACGCACTTGGCGCAGGTGCCATGTGGGCGGCCTATATCGTCTTCAGCGCCCGCACCGGCCGCCGCTTCCCGCAGGCCGACGGACTGGCCCTGGCGATGGTGGTGGCGGCCGTCCTCTCGCTGCCGCTCGGCATCATGGAGTCGGGTTCGAAACTCCTCGTCCCGTCCACGCTCGGCCTGGGCGCCGCCGTAGCGCTGCTGAGCTCGGTCCTGCCGTACACGCTCGAACTCATGGCGCTGCGCCGGCTGCCCGCGCCCACCTTCGCCATCCTGATGAGCCTGGAACCCGCGATCGCGGCAGCGGCCGGCTTCCTCATCCTCGACCAGGCCCTCTCCACGACGGACGCCCTGGCCATCGCGCTCGTCATCGGCGCGAGCATGGGAGCGGTACGCGGTCAGATCGGCCCCTCCCGGCGCGGCGGGAGGTCTCGGCGGGTTACCGGGCGACCTGCTCCGTGA
- a CDS encoding alpha/beta fold hydrolase: MAALCITAIGAGLVACEDDDEGFLEGLDGDPSVSKPALDELSGTKKVTIQGSSVAIACSGDRKDGKPVVVVMAGLGDALDKTAAFRKTLSTQHRVCSYDRLGEGGSDKPAGPQSITAGGKILTGVLDQVAGDIPVVLAGHSLGGLLAGRYAPEHQDRVKGLVLMDATSPTSSADIEKVIPASATGTSAQLRTATARTSKGENQEKLVFPDGEVSSAGSIPVEVIQHGTKYLGTFPVYGDGLEKVWTEGQRKWAGISGNSKLSTAAGSTHHIYLDRPDLAVKAVQRVTEQVAR; encoded by the coding sequence ATGGCAGCACTGTGCATCACCGCGATCGGTGCGGGTCTCGTGGCCTGCGAGGACGACGACGAAGGCTTCCTGGAGGGGCTCGACGGCGACCCTTCGGTGTCGAAGCCCGCCCTGGACGAGCTCTCCGGAACGAAGAAGGTCACCATCCAGGGCAGCTCGGTGGCCATCGCCTGCTCCGGAGACCGGAAGGACGGCAAGCCGGTCGTGGTCGTGATGGCCGGGCTGGGCGACGCGCTGGACAAGACGGCCGCCTTCCGCAAGACCCTGAGCACGCAGCACCGGGTCTGCTCCTACGACCGGCTCGGCGAGGGCGGGAGCGACAAGCCGGCCGGCCCTCAGTCCATCACCGCCGGCGGGAAGATCCTCACCGGCGTGCTCGACCAGGTCGCCGGTGACATCCCGGTCGTCCTGGCCGGCCACTCGCTGGGCGGGCTCCTCGCCGGCCGGTACGCCCCGGAGCACCAGGACCGGGTCAAGGGCCTGGTGCTGATGGACGCCACCTCGCCGACGTCGAGCGCTGACATCGAGAAGGTGATCCCCGCGTCGGCCACCGGCACCAGCGCTCAGCTGCGCACCGCGACCGCCAGGACCTCCAAGGGTGAGAACCAGGAGAAGCTCGTCTTCCCCGACGGCGAGGTGAGCTCGGCCGGGAGCATCCCGGTGGAGGTCATCCAGCACGGCACCAAGTACCTCGGCACGTTCCCCGTGTACGGGGACGGCCTGGAGAAGGTGTGGACCGAGGGGCAGCGCAAGTGGGCCGGGATTTCCGGCAACAGCAAGCTCAGCACGGCCGCCGGCAGCACCCACCACATCTACCTGGACCGCCCCGACCTTGCCGTCAAGGCGGTCCAGCGCGTCACGGAGCAGGTCGCCCGGTAA